In one Ananas comosus cultivar F153 linkage group 12, ASM154086v1, whole genome shotgun sequence genomic region, the following are encoded:
- the LOC109718649 gene encoding pectin acetylesterase 10 translates to MRGLWFLGLVGLVLVRWADASRQLSNATGVGVGVGVGVGAGESDANGGDPLMVELTLIESAVSKGAVCLDGTPPAYHLHPGFGSGTNNWLVDLEGGGWCNNIRSCVYRKTSRHGSSNYMEKQIAFTGILSNKPEENPDFYNWNRVRIRYCDGASFSGEGYDKDSQLYFRGQRIWSAAIDELMSKGMSSANQALLSGCSAGGLASILHCDEFQALFSGSTKVKCLADAGFFLDAADVAGGHTLRSVYEGVVNLQGAAKNLPGSCTGRMDATSCFFPQNLVASIQTPTFLVNAAYDVWQIQESLAPPSADPDGSWKDCRYNYLKCNSTQMQFLQGFRNQMVTAVDGFSQSKGNGLFLNSCFSHCQSVKQDTWYADDSPAISNKGIAKSVGDWYFDRAEVKAIDCPYPCDKTCHNLQFGQFGEDPNSLD, encoded by the exons GGTAGGGGTAGGGGTGGGGGCCGGAGAGAGTGATGCGAATGGGGGCGATCCCTTGATGGTGGAATTGACTCTTATTGAATCTGCTGTCTCAAAAGGAGCTG TCTGTTTGGATGGAACTCCGCCCGCTTACCACCTTCATCCTGGATTTGGATCAGGAACGAACAATTGGCTTGTTGACTTAGAA GGTGGTGGCTGGTGCAATAATATAAGGTCGTGTGTATACCGTAAGACAAGTCGTCATGGTTCATCAAATTACATGGAGAAACAAATAGCTTTCACAGGGATTTTGAGCAACAAACCTGAAGAAAATCCGG ATTTCTATAACTGGAATAGAGTGAGGATTCGTTATTGTGATGGGGCATCCTTCTCTGGAGAAGGCTATGATAAG GATTCACAACTTTATTTTCGAGGACAACGTATCTGGTCAGCTGCTATCGATGAACTCATGTCGAAAGGAATGAGCTCAGCCAATCAG gCCCTTCTCTCTGGGTGTTCTGCTGGAGGTTTGGCATCGATTCTACACTGTGATGAGTTTCAGGCATTATTTTCAGGAAGCACCAAAGTCAAGTGCTTAGCAGATGCTGGCTTTTTTTTGGATGC CGCTGACGTGGCCGGTGGGCATACTCTAAGATCCGTCTACGAGGGTGTGGTGAATCTTCAG GGAGCAGCGAAGAACTTGCCAGGGAGTTGTACTGGACGCATGGATGCAACTTCG TGTTTCTTTCCGCAGAACTTAGTGGCCAGTATTCAAACACCAACTTTTCTTGTAAATGCAGCATATGATGTATGGCAG ATACAGGAAAGTTTAGCGCCCCCAAGTGCTGATCCTGATGGTAGTTGGAAAGACTGCAGATATAATTATCTAAAATGCAATTCGACTCAGATGCAGTTTTTGCAAG GGTTCAGGAACCAAATGGTTACTGCGGTGGATGGTTTCTCCCAGTCTAAGGGAAATGGGTTATTCCTCAATTCATGTTTTTCTCATTGCCAATCTGTTAAGCAGGATACTTGGTATGCAGATGATTCTCCTGCTATTTCAAATAAG GGAATTGCCAAATCTGTTGGTGATTGGTATTTTGATCGAGCTGAAGTGAAGGCCATTGATTGCCCGTACCCTTGTGACAAGACCTGTCACAATCTTCAATTCGGCCAATTTGGCGAGGATCCTAATTCCTTGGATTAG
- the LOC109717911 gene encoding uncharacterized protein LOC109717911: MEEAQVVESKDGTISVASAFAGHHEAVLDRDHKFLSQAVGEAYHGVDCGDGGPFGAVVVRNDEIVVSCHNLVLKNTDPTAHAEVTAIREACKRLGKIELSDCEIYASCEPCPMCFGAIHLSRIKRLVYGAKAEAAIAIGFDDFIADALRGTAFYQKAHLEIKRADGNGAIIAEQVFEKTREKFQMY; the protein is encoded by the exons ATGGAAGAGGCACAGG TTGTGGAGTCCAAGGACGGAACTATCTCCGTGGCTTCTGCTTTCGCTGGTCATCATGAAG CTGTACTAGACAGAGACCACAAGTTCTTATCGCAAGCAGTTGGAGAAGCTTATCACGGAGTTGATTGTGGTGATGGAGGCCCTTTTGGTGCAGTTGTTGTTCGTAACGATGAAATAGTTGTCAGCTGTCACAACTTGGTTTTGAAGAACACCGATCCTACTGCTCACGCTGAGGTGACTGCAATTAGAGAG GCTTGCAAAAGGCTTGGGAAGATAGAGCTCTCCGACTGCGAGATCTATGCATCATGCGAGCCTTGCCCGATGTGTTTTGGTGCGATACATCTTTCCCGAATCAAG AGGTTGGTATATGGAGCGAAGGCGGAAGCGGCAATTGCCATTGGCTTTGATGACTTCATTGCTGATGCTCTGAGAGGAACTGCATTTTATCAGAAAGCCCACCTGGAGATCAAACGAGCTGACGGCAATGGAGCCATAATAGCAGAGCAAGTCTTTGAGAAAACAAGGGAGAAGTTCCAAATGTACTAA